The Patescibacteria group bacterium genome contains the following window.
GAAATTTCGAAACACTGACTTTTTGCGGCAACTCTAGTCCGCTCGCGAGCAGCAGAATTTTGAGCGCTTCAGCGCGGTTCACTGGATCGCCCGGACGGAAAAGATTATTACCATCACCACTCACCACCCCTGCCGTTTTCGCCGCTGCCACGAAGGGCGTAAACCACTGGTTCTGAGCAACATCTGAGAATGACTCGGTCGTGGTCGCAGAGTCTGTCGGAATATCGAAAGCGGTCGCGGCGATTTTCACGATTTCCGCACGATTGATTTGCGCTCCCGGCAGGAAATTACCATCCGGATAACCTGAGATTATTTCAAGAGAAGCCAACTCGGCGACGAAGGGCGCGAACCATTCAGCCGAAGCCACATCAGCAAATTGCCCAGCCGCGCCATGCATAGTCTCGATTTCAGCGTAAATTTGAGCATCGGAATTAATCATGCCAATCTCTGTCGCGTCTGACTCAATCACCGCGAAAAGAGTGAGGTGATTAACTTCGACATTAAAAGTTTTTTTATCTGCCGAAAGCTTGCCGCCGTCACCGGCTAATTTGTATTTATTTTCATTTTTATCGTAATAAAAAACTTTCAGTTTTTCAGGATTAGCCACTTTGGAAATATCGATTGGAATCGAAATTTTGGCGAGCTTGTCGAAAAAAACATTTTGACCAGCTGTGTCAACAGTAATCGCCGCATATACCTTATTGCCAGAACTACCACTACTGAAACTATTCTGGACTTCTATTGCGGGAAGAGTTTTTGGTTTGATGATAACGCTGGAAAACACATTGCCATTTGCGGATGTGACTTTAGTGTCTTTAAAAATTTCAACCGTGAGCGCCATGTTTTTCGAATCGTAGAGCTTGAAGGTCTGAGTGACTTGTCCCGTCGTCGGCGCCAGCGTGACGCCGCCCGAAGCACCAAGCGTCCCACGAGCATTGACTACGCTTGCCGGTGCACCAGCTTCAGGTAAAGATAAAATTTCATCGGTAGGCTCGTTCTCTCCGCTTGAGCCATAAGGCAAATTAATTTCCATGAAACTATAAAATTTTGTACCGTTTAGTGAATCAGTAAGTGTCAACAAGCGATTATTATCTGAATAATAGTCACCAAGCTCCTCGTTGTTGACATAAATTTTGTAATACTTATTAGCCTCCGCGACATGTACCGCCAAGCTGACTTGGGTGGCAGCGGAAGACTCCAAAGTCCAGTCCTGAATATAGCCAGTGGAGTTAATCGAACTATCACGAAAAGTCAGTGTCGTCGTCGCACTGGTCGGAGCGACGCTGAGATACCGCGTGCTCGACGCGCCTAATTTGAAAGTACTGCCAGCTGGAATCTGAATAATCGCCGCATCATAATCAGCACTAAAAGTAAGCTCGTCAGCGCTGGATCCGCTCAGAATATAAATCGGACTCTCCGGGTCGAGCAGATCAAGCTGAACGGCGGCAGTAAAGCTCACCAGCGCAGCAAAAACAT
Protein-coding sequences here:
- a CDS encoding S-layer homology domain-containing protein, producing MIFLRKALIIVFAATFVLQNVFAALVSFTAAVQLDLLDPESPIYILSGSSADELTFSADYDAAIIQIPAGSTFKLGASSTRYLSVAPTSATTTLTFRDSSINSTGYIQDWTLESSAATQVSLAVHVAEANKYYKIYVNNEELGDYYSDNNRLLTLTDSLNGTKFYSFMEINLPYGSSGENEPTDEILSLPEAGAPASVVNARGTLGASGGVTLAPTTGQVTQTFKLYDSKNMALTVEIFKDTKVTSANGNVFSSVIIKPKTLPAIEVQNSFSSGSSGNKVYAAITVDTAGQNVFFDKLAKISIPIDISKVANPEKLKVFYYDKNENKYKLAGDGGKLSADKKTFNVEVNHLTLFAVIESDATEIGMINSDAQIYAEIETMHGAAGQFADVASAEWFAPFVAELASLEIISGYPDGNFLPGAQINRAEIVKIAATAFDIPTDSATTTESFSDVAQNQWFTPFVAAAKTAGVVSGDGNNLFRPGDPVNRAEALKILLLASGLELPQKVSVSKFPDVAYNQWFTRFVNFAEVNGIVNGFADGKFRPGAFMNRAEAAKVVSLLLELKAKSTAAVVSPAKLSFWEKLSPKNLFGNLLSVFDPHF